One Kitasatospora sp. NBC_01287 DNA window includes the following coding sequences:
- a CDS encoding ferritin-like fold-containing protein translates to METQGGAGQVGSIGDWAACSADPDYRAAVLDLLGALAYGELSAFERLADDAKFAPSLADKAALARMASAEFAHYQLLHDRLAEIGADPTESMTPFVEPLESFHRVTAPSDWLEGLVKAYVGDSIATDFYREVAVRLDDDTRDLVLRVMSDTGHAQFAVDKVRQAIEQNPRVGGRLALWGRRLMGEALSQAQRVVAERDALSNLLVGGAEVRGFDLVEVGKMFNRITEAHTKRMSALGLSS, encoded by the coding sequence ATGGAGACTCAAGGCGGGGCAGGGCAGGTCGGTTCGATCGGCGACTGGGCGGCCTGCTCGGCCGACCCCGACTACCGTGCCGCGGTGCTCGACCTGCTGGGCGCGCTCGCCTACGGCGAGTTGAGCGCCTTCGAGCGGCTGGCCGACGACGCCAAGTTCGCGCCGAGCCTGGCCGACAAGGCCGCACTGGCCCGGATGGCCTCGGCCGAGTTCGCCCACTACCAGCTGCTGCACGACCGGTTGGCCGAGATCGGTGCCGATCCGACCGAGTCGATGACGCCGTTCGTCGAGCCGCTGGAGTCCTTCCACCGGGTGACCGCGCCCTCGGACTGGCTGGAGGGCCTGGTCAAGGCCTACGTCGGCGACTCGATCGCGACCGACTTCTACCGCGAGGTCGCGGTCCGCCTCGACGACGACACCCGGGACCTGGTGCTGCGGGTGATGAGCGACACCGGGCACGCGCAGTTCGCGGTGGACAAGGTGCGCCAGGCGATCGAGCAGAACCCGAGGGTCGGCGGCCGGCTGGCGCTCTGGGGCCGGCGGCTGATGGGCGAGGCGCTCAGCCAGGCGCAGCGGGTGGTGGCCGAGCGCGACGCGCTCTCCAACCTGCTGGTCGGCGGCGCGGAGGTGCGCGGCTTCGACCTGGTCGAGGTCGGCAAGATGTTCAACCGGATCACCGAGGCGCACACCAAGCGGATGAGCGCGCTGGGCCTGTCCTCCTGA
- a CDS encoding DEAD/DEAH box helicase, protein MTLPVALTGHDVIGQAKTGTGKTLGFGLPLIERAIVRADVDAGRATEAQLSDSPQALIVVPTRELCTQVTNDLQTAGKVRNVRVLAIYGGRAYEPQVEALKKGVDIVVGTPGRLLDLAGQKKLDLSKVRALVLDEADEMLDLGFLPDVEKIITMLPAKRQTLLFSATMPGQVISLARRYMSQPTHIRAAAPDDSGHTVANTTQRIFRAHSLDKVELVSRILQADGRGLAMIFCRTKRTAADVSDQLTQRGFAAGAVHGDLGQGAREQALRAFRSGKVDVLVCTDVAARGIDVEGVTHVINYQCPEDEKTYLHRIGRTGRAGASGTAVTLVDWDDIPRWQLINKALELGFGEPEETYSTSPHLYELLNIAPGTKGVLPRSERTRAGLAAEEVEDLGETGGRGARSGGRAERPRGGRGGADRPERTDRPERTERTDRPDRSSGRRGGAAEQPQATEERAARPPRNRRRTRGGAAAAPGTVEATTQQPVTAAEAGPAAQAPAAVGGVDGESTAPRRRRRRSRGAAAAEAAQVAAVGVTEAAVTPAVEPAPVAPVVEAPAAEAPAVPSQAGAPAEENTAPVAKKATRTRKTAAKKAAAPAEVEAPAEVAVAAAVEAPVAVAAKRAPARRTAAKKTVAEPVAEPVVVAEVNVVEAAPAAKPRKRAVKKATAEPAAEPVVVAEVAAVEEAPAAKPRKRAAKKTAATEAPAAEVTVIEAAPAAKPRKRAVKKATAEPVVVAEVAAVEEAPAAKPRKRAAKKTAATEAPAAEVTVIEEAPAAKPRKRAVKKATAEPVIEAAEAIAAEAVPAPRRRTRKAAAPAPVTD, encoded by the coding sequence ATGACCCTCCCGGTCGCGCTGACCGGGCACGACGTCATCGGCCAGGCCAAGACCGGCACCGGCAAGACCCTCGGGTTCGGCCTGCCGCTGATCGAGCGCGCGATCGTCCGCGCCGACGTCGACGCCGGCCGGGCCACCGAGGCCCAGCTCTCCGACAGCCCGCAGGCGCTGATCGTGGTCCCCACCCGCGAGCTCTGCACCCAGGTCACCAACGACCTGCAGACGGCCGGCAAGGTCCGCAACGTCCGCGTGCTGGCCATCTACGGCGGCCGGGCCTACGAGCCGCAGGTGGAGGCGCTCAAGAAGGGCGTCGACATCGTCGTCGGCACCCCGGGGCGCCTGCTCGACCTGGCCGGGCAGAAGAAGCTCGACCTCTCCAAGGTCCGCGCGCTGGTGCTGGACGAGGCCGACGAGATGCTCGACCTGGGCTTCCTGCCCGACGTCGAGAAGATCATCACGATGCTGCCCGCCAAGCGGCAGACCCTGCTCTTCTCGGCCACCATGCCGGGCCAGGTGATCAGCCTGGCGCGCCGCTACATGAGCCAGCCGACCCACATCCGGGCCGCCGCGCCGGACGACAGCGGCCACACCGTCGCCAACACCACCCAGCGCATCTTCCGGGCGCACTCGCTCGACAAGGTCGAGCTGGTCTCGCGCATCCTTCAGGCCGACGGCCGCGGGCTCGCGATGATCTTCTGCCGCACCAAGCGCACGGCGGCGGACGTCTCCGACCAGCTGACCCAGCGCGGCTTCGCGGCAGGCGCGGTGCACGGCGACCTCGGGCAGGGCGCCCGCGAGCAGGCGCTGCGGGCCTTCCGCAGCGGCAAGGTGGACGTGCTGGTCTGCACCGACGTCGCGGCCCGCGGCATCGACGTGGAGGGCGTCACCCACGTCATCAACTACCAGTGCCCCGAGGACGAGAAGACCTACCTGCACCGGATCGGCCGCACCGGCCGCGCCGGCGCCTCCGGCACCGCGGTCACGCTGGTCGACTGGGACGACATCCCGCGCTGGCAGCTGATCAACAAGGCGCTGGAGCTCGGCTTCGGCGAGCCCGAGGAGACCTACTCCACCTCGCCGCACCTGTACGAGCTGCTGAACATCGCGCCGGGGACCAAGGGCGTGCTGCCGCGCTCGGAGCGGACCCGGGCCGGCCTGGCCGCCGAAGAGGTCGAGGACCTCGGCGAGACCGGCGGGCGCGGCGCGCGTTCCGGCGGCCGCGCTGAGCGCCCCCGTGGCGGCCGCGGCGGCGCGGACCGGCCGGAGCGCACGGACCGTCCGGAGCGCACGGAGCGCACGGACCGCCCCGACCGCTCCAGTGGTCGGCGCGGCGGCGCGGCCGAGCAGCCGCAGGCCACCGAGGAGCGTGCGGCCCGGCCGCCGCGCAACCGTCGGCGCACCCGCGGCGGCGCCGCGGCGGCGCCCGGCACGGTCGAGGCCACCACGCAGCAGCCGGTGACGGCCGCCGAGGCCGGACCCGCGGCGCAGGCACCGGCCGCGGTCGGCGGCGTGGACGGCGAGAGCACCGCGCCGCGTCGGCGCCGGCGGCGCTCGCGTGGCGCTGCCGCCGCCGAGGCTGCCCAGGTGGCGGCGGTCGGCGTGACCGAGGCCGCGGTGACCCCTGCGGTCGAGCCGGCGCCCGTCGCGCCGGTGGTCGAAGCGCCTGCGGCCGAAGCGCCGGCGGTGCCGAGCCAGGCGGGGGCTCCCGCCGAGGAGAACACCGCTCCGGTGGCGAAGAAGGCCACCCGGACCCGGAAGACGGCGGCCAAGAAGGCAGCCGCCCCGGCCGAGGTCGAGGCTCCGGCCGAGGTCGCGGTCGCCGCTGCGGTCGAGGCCCCGGTCGCGGTCGCCGCCAAGAGGGCGCCCGCCCGCCGGACCGCCGCGAAGAAGACCGTCGCCGAGCCGGTCGCCGAGCCGGTCGTGGTCGCCGAGGTGAACGTGGTCGAGGCGGCCCCGGCCGCCAAGCCGCGCAAGCGCGCGGTCAAGAAGGCCACCGCCGAGCCGGCCGCCGAGCCGGTGGTGGTCGCCGAGGTCGCCGCCGTCGAGGAAGCCCCGGCCGCCAAGCCGCGCAAGCGGGCCGCCAAGAAGACCGCCGCCACCGAGGCCCCGGCCGCCGAGGTGACCGTGATCGAGGCGGCCCCGGCCGCCAAGCCGCGCAAGCGCGCGGTCAAGAAGGCCACCGCCGAGCCGGTCGTGGTCGCCGAGGTCGCCGCCGTCGAGGAAGCCCCCGCCGCCAAGCCGCGCAAGCGGGCCGCCAAGAAGACCGCCGCCACCGAGGCCCCGGCCGCCGAGGTGACCGTGATCGAAGAGGCCCCGGCCGCCAAGCCGCGCAAGCGCGCGGTCAAGAAGGCCACCGCCGAGCCGGTCATCGAGGCCGCCGAGGCGATCGCCGCCGAGGCCGTCCCCGCGCCGCGGCGCCGCACCCGGAAGGCGGCCGCGCCCGCCCCGGTGACCGACTGA
- a CDS encoding alpha/beta fold hydrolase, whose protein sequence is MSTMPFLALPACATAERLATARGEFAALRAEPTGPVRGTALLVPGFTGSKEDFIALLEPLAAGGYRTVGYDQRGQYETGGPADQQAYALPELAQDLRAVTEALAAEDGAGPVHLVGHSFGGFVAREAVLAAAEPLPWASLVLLSTGPGPIEAAEAARTKLLMDALPVLDLETIWQIMQQMAGEEDGVTEALAPEITAFLHRRWLANVPQSLLAMGERLIGQADRTAELAAVPLPKLYVSGERDYAWPVEEQGSTAERLGVRHVVVTGAGHSPNAERPAETAAELLAFWSAADAR, encoded by the coding sequence ATGAGCACCATGCCCTTCCTCGCCCTGCCCGCCTGCGCCACCGCCGAGCGGCTGGCCACCGCGCGCGGGGAGTTCGCCGCGCTGCGGGCCGAGCCGACCGGGCCGGTGCGCGGCACCGCACTGCTGGTCCCCGGGTTCACCGGCAGCAAGGAGGACTTCATCGCGCTGCTCGAACCCCTGGCGGCTGGCGGCTACCGGACCGTCGGCTACGACCAGCGCGGCCAGTACGAGACCGGCGGCCCCGCCGACCAGCAGGCCTACGCGCTGCCCGAGCTGGCCCAGGACCTGCGGGCGGTCACCGAAGCGCTGGCCGCCGAGGACGGGGCGGGCCCGGTGCACCTGGTCGGGCACTCCTTCGGCGGCTTCGTGGCCCGTGAGGCGGTGCTCGCGGCGGCCGAGCCGCTGCCCTGGGCCTCCCTGGTGCTGCTCTCCACCGGCCCGGGGCCGATCGAGGCCGCCGAGGCGGCCAGGACCAAGCTGCTGATGGACGCGCTGCCGGTGCTGGACCTGGAGACCATCTGGCAGATCATGCAGCAGATGGCGGGCGAGGAGGACGGCGTCACCGAGGCCCTCGCGCCGGAGATCACCGCCTTCCTGCACCGCCGCTGGCTGGCCAACGTCCCGCAGTCGCTGCTGGCCATGGGCGAGCGGCTGATCGGCCAGGCCGACCGGACCGCCGAGCTGGCCGCCGTCCCGCTGCCCAAGCTGTACGTCTCGGGCGAGCGGGACTACGCCTGGCCGGTCGAGGAGCAGGGCAGCACCGCCGAGCGGCTGGGGGTCCGCCACGTGGTCGTGACCGGCGCCGGCCACTCCCCGAACGCCGAGCGGCCCGCCGAGACCGCCGCCGAGCTGCTCGCCTTCTGGTCCGCCGCCGACGCCCGCTGA
- a CDS encoding IS1182 family transposase: MGEWVGETVGPDVWETCRGLIPTGSVFAFLAEHRGELFPAVMFADMYPSANGRPSMPPQILAAAVTLQALHGLSDFETVQELRCDLRWKAACGLGLYDIAFDPSLLAYFRRRLARSARPNRIFEAVREVVKATGVLKGRHRRALDSTVLDDAVATQDTVTQIIAAVRAVIREVPGAGEVAAAQCTAHDYTDPGKPRIAWNDSQARADLIDALVGDALRLLGHLPDQQLGEKAANAVGLLALVAGQDVEPADDSDGRDGRWRITRGTTHDRTVSTVDPEARHVHKTRSHYQDGYKAHLAVEPETGLYTAVALRPGAGAEHHEAVIALDLLADEDAPVDAFGDTAYSTSDARQALEQEGHRLFLKPAPLKTAVPGGFGLDDFAIDTAAGTVTCPAGHTAPLSEPSGQHMQRKALFTGQCTGCPLRERCTTAKTGRIVTIRPHHDLLATARHQAATNPHWQAAYRRWRPPVERAVAWLVAHGNRKLRYRGTIKNDTWLHTRAAALNLRTLINLGLAHTDNTWHLNPATA; this comes from the coding sequence ATGGGGGAATGGGTCGGGGAGACGGTCGGGCCGGATGTCTGGGAGACGTGCCGGGGGTTGATCCCGACGGGCAGCGTCTTCGCGTTTCTGGCCGAGCACCGTGGTGAGTTGTTCCCGGCGGTGATGTTCGCGGACATGTATCCGTCGGCGAACGGGCGGCCGAGCATGCCACCGCAGATTCTGGCGGCGGCGGTCACGTTGCAGGCGCTGCACGGACTGTCGGACTTCGAGACGGTGCAGGAACTGCGGTGCGACCTGCGATGGAAGGCCGCGTGCGGACTGGGCCTGTACGACATCGCATTCGACCCGTCGCTGCTCGCCTACTTCCGCCGTCGGCTTGCTCGCTCCGCCCGGCCGAACCGGATCTTCGAAGCCGTTCGAGAGGTCGTCAAGGCCACCGGTGTCCTCAAGGGCAGGCACCGCCGGGCGCTGGACTCCACCGTGCTGGACGACGCGGTCGCCACCCAGGACACCGTCACCCAGATCATCGCCGCCGTCCGCGCGGTGATCCGCGAGGTCCCCGGGGCCGGCGAGGTGGCAGCAGCGCAGTGCACCGCCCACGACTACACCGACCCGGGCAAACCCCGCATCGCCTGGAACGACTCCCAGGCCCGAGCCGACCTCATCGACGCCCTGGTCGGCGACGCACTGCGGCTGCTGGGCCACCTGCCCGACCAACAGCTCGGCGAGAAGGCCGCGAACGCGGTCGGCCTGCTGGCCCTGGTCGCCGGACAGGACGTCGAACCGGCCGACGACTCCGACGGCCGCGACGGCCGCTGGCGCATCACCCGGGGCACCACCCACGACCGCACGGTCTCCACCGTCGACCCCGAGGCCCGCCACGTCCACAAGACCCGCAGCCACTACCAGGACGGATACAAGGCCCACCTCGCCGTCGAGCCCGAGACCGGGTTATACACCGCCGTCGCCCTGCGGCCCGGCGCCGGAGCAGAACACCACGAGGCCGTCATCGCCCTCGACCTGCTCGCCGACGAGGACGCCCCGGTGGACGCCTTCGGCGACACCGCCTACTCCACCAGCGACGCCCGCCAGGCCCTGGAACAGGAAGGGCACCGGCTGTTCCTCAAGCCGGCGCCGCTGAAGACCGCCGTCCCCGGCGGATTCGGCCTCGACGACTTCGCCATCGACACCGCGGCCGGCACTGTGACCTGCCCCGCCGGCCACACCGCCCCGCTGTCCGAGCCGTCCGGACAGCACATGCAGCGCAAGGCACTGTTCACCGGCCAGTGCACCGGCTGCCCTCTGCGCGAGCGGTGCACTACCGCCAAGACCGGCCGGATCGTCACCATCCGGCCGCACCACGATCTTCTCGCCACCGCACGCCACCAAGCCGCCACAAACCCCCACTGGCAAGCCGCCTACCGACGATGGAGACCACCCGTCGAACGCGCCGTCGCCTGGCTCGTCGCCCACGGCAACCGCAAACTCCGCTACCGCGGCACCATCAAGAACGACACCTGGCTCCACACCCGCGCTGCCGCCCTCAACCTGCGAACCCTGATCAACCTCGGACTCGCCCACACCGACAACACCTGGCACCTCAACCCGGCCACCGCATAG
- a CDS encoding DUF6758 family protein, with product MRGEPSCPRCGGRVRAPGLFSDTWQCDKHGAVHPMQPVLPPSVEALGVAVARSRVPVWLPWPLPVNWLYTGIAHAGDDLSGARGTAVACSGPAPLGGFGELVLVAEELGVGLGARYAGLPGPDPGDVIAPHKPADTKLMAAGRPTAMWHVSSAPDDRAVFVGEALGLWLWAIAWPEQSALLMYDELVLTDLRDAGAELELLPCGALSPRLLG from the coding sequence ATGAGGGGCGAGCCAAGTTGCCCGAGGTGCGGCGGTCGGGTGCGTGCCCCCGGGCTCTTCTCCGACACCTGGCAGTGCGACAAGCACGGAGCCGTCCATCCGATGCAGCCGGTGCTGCCGCCGAGCGTCGAGGCGCTGGGCGTCGCGGTGGCCCGCTCCCGGGTGCCCGTCTGGCTGCCCTGGCCACTACCGGTCAACTGGCTCTACACCGGCATCGCACACGCCGGTGACGACCTGTCGGGTGCTCGCGGCACCGCCGTGGCCTGCTCGGGTCCCGCGCCGCTCGGCGGCTTCGGCGAGCTGGTCCTGGTGGCCGAGGAGCTGGGCGTCGGCCTCGGCGCACGGTACGCCGGGCTGCCCGGCCCCGATCCGGGCGACGTCATCGCGCCGCACAAGCCCGCCGACACCAAGCTGATGGCGGCCGGCCGCCCCACCGCCATGTGGCACGTGAGCAGCGCCCCCGACGACCGCGCGGTCTTCGTCGGCGAGGCACTGGGCCTGTGGCTCTGGGCGATCGCCTGGCCCGAGCAGTCCGCCCTGCTGATGTACGACGAGCTGGTCCTCACCGACCTGCGTGACGCGGGTGCCGAGCTGGAGCTGCTGCCCTGCGGGGCGCTCTCGCCCCGGCTGCTGGGCTGA
- a CDS encoding PHP domain-containing protein, protein MRIDLHAHSNASDGTDSPAELVAAAVAAGLDVVALTDHDTVSGHAEAAAAVRALPAGSRLTLVPGAELSCRVHGISLHLLAYLFDPAEPAFARERELARTDRFRRARIVVERCQELGAPITWEQVERIAGEGAVGRPHVASALVEAGVVATVSEAFSPAWLADGGRAHVPKHETDPLTAVRLVRAAGGVPVFAHPGAAKRGRTVSDQVIADLAAAGLGGLEVDHTDHDQLTRDRLRALAAELGLFTTGSSDYHGSRKTVRLGEFTTAPESYQELLSQATGAQPVTA, encoded by the coding sequence GTGCGCATCGACCTGCACGCCCACAGCAACGCCTCCGACGGCACGGACAGCCCGGCCGAACTGGTGGCGGCGGCCGTCGCGGCCGGGCTCGACGTGGTGGCGCTGACCGACCACGACACCGTCTCCGGGCACGCCGAGGCGGCGGCCGCCGTGCGCGCGCTGCCCGCCGGCAGCCGGCTGACCCTGGTGCCGGGCGCCGAGCTCTCCTGCCGGGTGCACGGGATCAGCCTCCACCTGCTGGCCTACCTGTTCGACCCCGCCGAACCGGCCTTCGCCCGGGAGCGCGAGCTGGCCCGCACCGACCGCTTCCGGCGCGCCCGGATCGTGGTCGAGCGCTGCCAGGAGCTGGGCGCGCCGATCACCTGGGAGCAGGTCGAGCGGATCGCGGGCGAGGGCGCGGTGGGCCGCCCGCACGTGGCCAGCGCGCTGGTCGAGGCAGGCGTGGTGGCCACCGTCTCGGAGGCCTTCAGCCCCGCCTGGCTGGCCGACGGCGGCCGGGCCCACGTGCCCAAGCACGAGACCGACCCGCTCACCGCGGTCCGGCTGGTCCGGGCGGCCGGCGGGGTGCCGGTCTTCGCCCACCCGGGCGCCGCGAAGCGCGGCCGCACCGTCTCCGACCAGGTGATCGCCGACCTCGCGGCGGCCGGGCTCGGTGGCCTGGAGGTGGACCACACCGACCACGACCAGCTCACCCGGGACCGGCTGCGCGCGCTGGCCGCCGAGCTCGGCCTGTTCACCACCGGCTCCAGCGACTACCACGGCTCACGCAAGACGGTGCGCCTCGGCGAGTTCACGACCGCGCCGGAGTCCTACCAGGAGCTGCTCTCCCAGGCCACCGGCGCACAGCCGGTCACCGCCTGA
- a CDS encoding suppressor of fused domain protein translates to MAHDFPLSGDTGQPHGPLGPTRGEVLAAVEARLLTTFGEPSGRAAITFLGAERIEVLRFGPDAEGLVRYATLGMAAAPMADPTAAIADPVRGPRAELLLTLRGARDDVLRALATFAATPQVEGLVVAPGSSLDLGGPLWAGAAFTSVLAGEGGTGVVADLELDEPADPVVFLPLLPMTPNEAAHKRVRGAAALRERWLEAGTDLRDPQRRGVALD, encoded by the coding sequence ATGGCTCACGACTTCCCTCTCTCCGGCGACACCGGTCAGCCGCACGGCCCGCTGGGTCCGACCCGGGGGGAGGTGCTGGCCGCCGTCGAGGCGCGGCTGCTCACCACCTTCGGCGAGCCGAGCGGCCGGGCCGCGATCACCTTCCTCGGTGCCGAGCGGATCGAGGTGCTGCGGTTCGGTCCGGACGCCGAGGGCCTGGTCCGCTACGCCACCCTCGGCATGGCGGCGGCGCCGATGGCCGATCCCACCGCGGCGATCGCCGACCCGGTCCGCGGTCCGCGCGCCGAGCTGCTGCTGACCCTGCGCGGCGCGCGTGACGACGTGCTCAGGGCGCTGGCCACCTTCGCCGCGACCCCGCAGGTCGAGGGCCTGGTGGTGGCGCCCGGCAGCTCGCTGGACCTGGGCGGGCCGCTCTGGGCGGGCGCTGCGTTCACCTCCGTGCTGGCGGGGGAGGGCGGCACGGGGGTGGTCGCGGACCTGGAGCTGGACGAGCCGGCCGACCCGGTGGTCTTCCTGCCGCTGCTGCCGATGACGCCCAACGAGGCGGCGCACAAGCGGGTGCGGGGCGCGGCCGCGCTGCGGGAGCGCTGGCTGGAGGCCGGCACCGACCTGCGGGACCCGCAGCGGCGCGGGGTGGCGCTGGACTGA
- a CDS encoding DMT family transporter translates to MPKADLALLAVSIAGISLSAPLISATAAPVLAIACWRNIMSVGVLGPYALLRHRAELRAISRRALLLAVAAGALLAVHFALWMPSLRMTSVASATALVTTTPLWTILLLRFTGIRPPRLVWLGMCVAFAGVLVLTGVDLSLSSRALLGDGLALGAGLAAAGYMLLGAEVRRTVSTTAYTLVCYTTTALVLLVVCLVGGVPLNGWSAGAWGQIALLMVAAQLLGHSLSNRVVRTLGPSVTSTAILLETPGAALIAAVWLGQWPAAAAYPAVLLILLGLALVVRGGRR, encoded by the coding sequence CTGCCGAAGGCGGACCTGGCGCTGCTCGCCGTCTCGATCGCGGGCATCTCGCTCTCCGCACCGCTGATCAGCGCCACCGCGGCACCGGTGCTGGCCATCGCGTGCTGGCGCAACATCATGTCGGTGGGTGTGCTCGGCCCGTACGCGCTGCTGCGCCACCGCGCCGAGCTGCGCGCGATCAGCCGCCGGGCGCTGCTGCTCGCGGTGGCCGCCGGGGCGCTGCTCGCGGTGCACTTCGCGCTCTGGATGCCCAGCCTGCGGATGACCTCGGTCGCCTCCGCCACCGCCTTGGTCACCACCACCCCGCTGTGGACCATCCTGCTGCTGCGGTTCACCGGCATCCGGCCGCCGCGGCTGGTCTGGCTCGGCATGTGCGTCGCGTTCGCCGGCGTGCTGGTGCTCACCGGGGTCGACCTGTCGCTCTCCTCGCGCGCGCTGCTGGGCGACGGGCTCGCGCTGGGCGCGGGCCTGGCGGCGGCGGGCTACATGCTGCTGGGCGCCGAGGTCCGGCGGACCGTCAGCACCACCGCGTACACGCTGGTCTGCTACACCACCACGGCGCTGGTGCTGCTGGTGGTCTGCCTGGTCGGTGGGGTGCCGCTGAACGGCTGGTCGGCCGGTGCCTGGGGGCAGATCGCGCTGCTGATGGTCGCCGCGCAGTTGCTCGGCCACTCGCTGAGCAACCGGGTGGTGCGCACCCTGGGCCCTTCGGTCACCTCCACGGCGATCCTGCTGGAGACCCCGGGGGCGGCGCTGATCGCCGCCGTCTGGCTCGGCCAGTGGCCGGCCGCGGCCGCCTATCCGGCGGTGCTGCTGATCCTGCTCGGGCTTGCCTTGGTGGTGCGCGGCGGGCGCCGCTGA